The proteins below come from a single Ochotona princeps isolate mOchPri1 chromosome 13, mOchPri1.hap1, whole genome shotgun sequence genomic window:
- the LOC101534919 gene encoding olfactory receptor 6C75-like: MEIMKEMRNETAVQEFILQGFPALQHLGKVLFLLHLLAYLVSLTGNTLIITITWTDHRLQTPMYVFLSSFSFCECCFITTVIPELLSIFLLGQQKIRFAACLTQAFSILFIGSTIALLMAVMSLDRYLAICKPLHYPVIMNVRVCFLLMFFCCALSFIFISALILRLSQLSFCGPNVIPHFFCDFGALIHLSCSDTKSIEAYAFFLSVFVIILSLTVTIIAYSNIVITIVRLPSAKERKKAFSTCSSHLIVLSLMYGSCLFIYVKPKQTSRVDFNRQAALVNTVVTPVLNPVIYTLRNKQVHQALRDALHKVRLQK, translated from the coding sequence ATGGAGATAATGAAGGAGATGAGGAATGAGACAGCTGTCCAAGAGTTCATCCTGCAGGGGTTCCCTGCGCTCCAGCACCTCGGGAAGGTCCTcttcctgctgcacctgctggcatacctGGTCTCCCTCACAGGGAACACgctcatcatcaccatcacctgGACGGACCATCGCCTCCAGACACCCATGTATGTTTTTCTCAGCAGTTTCTCCTTCTGTGAATGCTGCTTCATCACCACAGTGATTCCTGAACTGCTTTCCATCTTTCTGTTGGGACAACAGAAGATTCGCTTTGCTGCTTGTCTCACACAAGCCTTTTCTATCTTATTTATTGGGTCAACAATTGCCTTACTCATGGCTGTGATGTCCTTGGATCGATACCTGGCCATTTGCAAGCCTCTGCACTACCCGGTCATCATGAACGTGCGGGTTTGCTTCCTCCTGATGTTCTTCTGCTGTGCTTTGTCCTTTATCTTCATCTCCGCTCTGATACTGAGGCTTTCCCAGTTGTCCTTCTGTGGCCCCAATGTCATCCCACACTTCTTCTGTGATTTCGGTGCCTTAATACACCTCTCCTGCTCTGACACTAAATCTATAGAGGCATAtgccttcttcctttctgtatttgtCATTATTTTGTCTCTCACTGTGACCATCATTGCATACAGCAACATTGTAATCACAATAGTGAGGCTGCCATCAGCCAAGGAGCGAAAGAAAGCTTTCTCCACCTGCTCATCTCACCTCATTGTCCTCTCTCTCATGTATGGCAGCTGTCTTTTTATATATGTGAAGCCAAAGCAGACGAGCAGGGTGGACTTCAACAGACAGGCTGCTCTGGTGAACACAGTGGTGACCCCTGTGCTGAACCCTGTCATCTACACCCTGCGCAACAAGCAGGTGCACCAGGCTCTGAGGGATGCTCTGCATAAGGTCAGACTACAGAAATAG